In one window of Caenimonas aquaedulcis DNA:
- a CDS encoding CvpA family protein, translating to MAALDWVIVGVLALSLLVGAWRGLVHEVLSLVSWIAAFVLAQWLAPEAAKWLPMSDSAEPVRYAAGFVVVFIAVLVAGALLAWVTKKLIEAVGLRPVDRTLGAAFGLARGAVLVLALAVVVNMTPLKAGAWWTESKGAGVSMAALKGLKPVLPERFGQYLPGDL from the coding sequence GTGGCGGCGCTGGACTGGGTGATCGTGGGCGTGCTGGCCCTGTCGCTCCTCGTGGGCGCATGGCGCGGCTTGGTGCATGAGGTGTTGTCGCTGGTGAGCTGGATCGCGGCCTTCGTGCTGGCGCAATGGCTGGCCCCCGAAGCGGCGAAGTGGCTGCCGATGAGCGATTCGGCCGAGCCGGTGCGGTATGCGGCGGGCTTCGTGGTGGTGTTCATCGCGGTGCTGGTGGCCGGCGCCCTGCTGGCCTGGGTGACGAAAAAGCTGATCGAGGCCGTGGGCCTGCGGCCGGTGGACCGAACCCTCGGCGCGGCCTTCGGGCTGGCGCGCGGGGCGGTGCTGGTGCTGGCGCTCGCGGTGGTCGTCAACATGACGCCGCTCAAGGCTGGGGCCTGGTGGACGGAATCGAAGGGCGCCGGCGTCTCGATGGCGGCGCTGAAGGGTTTGAAGCCGGTGTTGCCCGAGCGGTTCGGGCAGTACCTGCCGGGTGATTTGTAA
- the purF gene encoding amidophosphoribosyltransferase: MCGIVGVVSQAPVNQLIYDALLLLQHRGQDAAGIVTQQERKFFMHKAKGMVRDVFRTRNMRGLPGTVGLGQVRYPTAGNAYSEEEAQPFYVNAPFGIVLVHNGNLTNAQALKAELFTTDHRHINTESDSEVLLNVFAHELEKSTRGIQLQPEDVFKAVANVHKRVRGSYAVIALIAGHGVLAFRDPYGIRPLSLGRSKDGTVMVASETVSLEGTGHIFERHVQPGEAIFIDLAGQVHSRQCADNPKLYPCIFEYVYLARPDSVLDGISVYQARLNLGEALAKRVVSTVPPNDIDVVIPIPESSRPSATQLAHLLGIPYREGFVKNRYVGRTFIMPGQGVRKKSVRQKLNVIVSEFKGRNVLLVDDSIVRGTTSREIVQMARDAGAKKVYLASAAPPVRYPNVYGIDMPTSGELVASGRTVEEVREIIGCDALIYQDVEGMKRAIGSLNPKLDGFDASCFDGVYVTGDINPDDIARINEARIGQEDPLEEDTSRLALPNAQDA; the protein is encoded by the coding sequence ATGTGTGGAATCGTCGGCGTCGTCTCCCAAGCGCCCGTCAACCAGCTGATCTATGACGCGCTGCTGCTCCTGCAGCATCGCGGCCAGGACGCCGCGGGCATCGTCACGCAGCAGGAACGCAAGTTCTTCATGCACAAGGCCAAGGGCATGGTGCGCGACGTGTTCCGCACGCGCAACATGCGGGGCCTGCCCGGCACCGTGGGCCTGGGGCAGGTGCGCTATCCCACCGCGGGCAACGCGTACAGCGAGGAAGAGGCGCAGCCCTTCTACGTGAACGCGCCCTTCGGCATCGTGCTCGTGCACAACGGCAACCTCACGAATGCGCAGGCGCTGAAGGCCGAACTCTTCACGACCGACCATCGCCACATCAACACCGAGAGCGACTCCGAAGTGCTGCTCAATGTGTTCGCGCACGAACTGGAAAAATCCACGCGCGGCATCCAGCTGCAGCCGGAAGACGTGTTCAAGGCGGTGGCGAACGTGCACAAGCGCGTGCGCGGCTCCTACGCGGTGATCGCGCTCATCGCGGGCCACGGCGTGCTCGCTTTCCGCGACCCGTACGGCATCCGTCCGCTGTCGCTCGGCCGCAGCAAGGACGGGACCGTGATGGTCGCGAGCGAAACCGTCTCGCTCGAAGGCACAGGCCACATATTCGAGCGCCATGTGCAGCCGGGCGAGGCGATCTTCATCGACCTGGCGGGCCAGGTGCATTCGCGCCAGTGCGCGGACAACCCGAAGCTCTATCCCTGCATCTTCGAATACGTGTACCTCGCGCGGCCTGACTCCGTGCTCGACGGCATCTCGGTGTACCAGGCGCGCCTGAACCTCGGCGAGGCGCTCGCCAAGCGCGTGGTGTCGACCGTGCCGCCCAACGACATCGACGTCGTGATCCCGATCCCCGAATCGAGCCGCCCGAGCGCGACGCAGCTCGCGCACCTGCTGGGCATCCCGTACCGCGAAGGCTTCGTGAAGAACCGCTACGTAGGTCGCACCTTCATCATGCCCGGGCAGGGCGTGCGCAAGAAGTCCGTGCGCCAGAAGCTCAACGTGATCGTGAGCGAATTCAAGGGCCGCAACGTGCTGCTGGTCGACGACTCCATCGTGCGCGGCACGACCAGCCGGGAAATCGTGCAGATGGCGCGCGATGCCGGCGCGAAGAAGGTGTACCTCGCGAGCGCCGCGCCGCCGGTGCGCTACCCGAACGTCTACGGCATCGACATGCCGACCTCGGGCGAACTCGTCGCAAGCGGCCGCACGGTCGAAGAGGTGCGCGAGATCATCGGCTGCGATGCGCTGATCTACCAGGACGTGGAAGGCATGAAGCGCGCGATCGGCTCGCTGAACCCGAAGCTCGACGGCTTCGATGCGTCGTGCTTCGACGGCGTGTACGTCACGGGCGACATCAATCCCGACGACATCGCGCGGATCAACGAAGCGCGCATCGGCCAGGAAGACCCGCTGGAAGAAGACACTTCGCGCCTTGCGCTGCCGAACGCGCAGGACGCCTGA